In the genome of Gloeotrichia echinulata CP02, one region contains:
- a CDS encoding MFS transporter, translated as MELKNHWVTTNQDPLARLLKWVNLRPEESERTWIMFAFYTTISVGLRWAEDSTVALFLDEYGANPLPVMYIASAAMGAGIVVIYSWLQKIFPLRWVIVAIAPCMVMPLVLLVFLHWGIHVSYLSLIIVFLLRLWVDALYVVNDLNTSIVANQLFNIREIKRTYPLVSSGILVADVISGFSLPWLLEFLRLNKVILIACVVIILGAGILFYLSYHYRDAFPDAPQRLIPQEQASRHRRLETPLRRYTWQLFAFVGLLQVIGLLIDFQYLRELKSTFGDRELASFLGLFGGIVGLCELMTQWFISSRLIERIGVFFAAALLPITVGFVVPAAIALLNIFPAMQSQSLFWGLIILKFCDELLRYTFVMSSGPALYQPIPERIRSRTQTLSGGTAEAIATGFAGFLIFVTLLFCGQFVPVPLQQWVFIAETILVSGACLRVVLILRSRYVDVLVLSAYRGELSTTNVGLRLFKQGVIKALSEKGTEADKHSCIELLAQIDPQGAGEVLAPLIFQLHPDLQCQTLEVMLMGDANPAYLPDVRPLLEQPEGTVPPEVFALALRYVWLAEPHPNLSLLEEYLHPRQNSLIRATAAALLLRQGTPMQKVGATKTMRRMLTHKQERERVNAVHALREAVYLQALRIHIPNLLQDESLRVRCAVLEMIAATRLEEYYSALIAALYYKSTRSTAMRALVKLENDALEMLLEVATNIYTSEVVRMYAWRTIGQIGTLEAIDSLWQHLELSWGTTRYHILRSLLKIHKQPEITSLEDQFYENRVENLINQELQFLGEIYAAYIDLSTQETLENYQSDEKIVTVGKLLQESLLELEIDVKERLLLLLRLLYSPEKMQAAAFNLRSESGVNLARGLEILDHTINLPSKSLLLNILDQRSHAEKLYLLGEAGLVEYQKMSVSERLYQLLTLANLLSDWCLACCFHLAQISHIRLKIADILLTLRHPTGFVREAGISYLNVVSHRVLLELLPQLQKDPHPLVIAQVKELMAKYQLVK; from the coding sequence ATGGAACTAAAAAATCACTGGGTTACTACCAATCAAGACCCTCTAGCACGACTACTAAAGTGGGTAAATCTCCGACCAGAGGAGAGCGAACGCACTTGGATCATGTTTGCTTTTTACACTACTATTTCCGTAGGATTGCGGTGGGCAGAGGACAGTACAGTAGCACTGTTTTTGGATGAATATGGAGCTAACCCACTACCAGTGATGTATATTGCCAGTGCAGCAATGGGAGCTGGAATAGTTGTTATATATTCCTGGCTGCAAAAGATTTTCCCCTTGCGTTGGGTGATTGTGGCGATCGCACCCTGTATGGTAATGCCATTAGTTTTATTAGTCTTTTTGCATTGGGGAATTCATGTTTCTTACTTATCACTCATTATCGTATTTTTACTGAGGTTATGGGTAGACGCACTTTATGTGGTTAATGACCTCAACACGTCCATCGTTGCTAACCAACTATTTAACATTCGGGAGATTAAGCGCACCTACCCACTAGTCAGCAGTGGTATTTTGGTAGCCGATGTCATTAGTGGTTTTAGTTTACCTTGGCTACTGGAATTCTTGAGGCTGAATAAGGTAATCCTCATCGCCTGTGTAGTGATTATTTTAGGGGCTGGAATTCTATTTTATTTAAGTTATCACTATCGAGACGCTTTCCCCGATGCGCCACAACGGCTAATTCCCCAAGAACAAGCCTCACGACACCGCCGCCTAGAAACTCCATTAAGACGCTATACATGGCAATTGTTTGCCTTTGTAGGTCTTTTGCAAGTCATTGGGTTGTTAATAGATTTTCAGTATCTGCGGGAATTGAAGTCAACTTTCGGCGATCGCGAACTCGCTAGCTTCTTAGGTCTGTTTGGGGGGATTGTCGGACTGTGTGAGTTAATGACCCAGTGGTTTATCTCCAGCAGACTCATCGAACGTATTGGTGTGTTTTTCGCAGCAGCGCTTTTACCGATTACTGTTGGTTTTGTCGTACCAGCAGCGATCGCATTACTGAATATATTTCCCGCAATGCAATCGCAAAGCTTGTTTTGGGGGCTGATAATTCTCAAATTCTGTGATGAACTTTTACGCTACACCTTTGTCATGAGTAGCGGTCCGGCGTTGTACCAACCAATTCCAGAGCGAATTCGTAGCCGTACACAAACATTATCCGGCGGAACTGCCGAAGCGATCGCCACAGGTTTCGCAGGATTTCTCATTTTTGTGACCTTACTATTTTGCGGACAATTTGTTCCAGTTCCATTACAACAGTGGGTATTTATCGCAGAAACAATATTAGTATCTGGGGCTTGTTTACGAGTAGTTTTAATCCTGCGATCGCGCTATGTTGATGTCTTAGTTTTAAGTGCATATCGGGGTGAATTGAGTACCACAAATGTAGGTTTACGCCTATTTAAGCAGGGAGTAATCAAAGCCTTAAGCGAAAAAGGTACCGAGGCAGATAAACACTCTTGTATTGAACTTTTAGCCCAAATTGATCCCCAAGGAGCCGGCGAAGTTTTAGCACCATTGATCTTCCAATTACACCCAGATTTGCAATGCCAAACTTTAGAAGTAATGCTCATGGGAGATGCAAATCCTGCTTATTTACCAGATGTCCGCCCGTTATTAGAACAGCCCGAAGGAACTGTTCCCCCTGAAGTTTTCGCCCTAGCCTTGCGCTACGTTTGGCTAGCTGAACCACATCCTAATTTAAGCCTCTTAGAAGAGTACCTGCATCCACGACAAAACTCACTCATCCGCGCCACAGCCGCCGCCTTACTTTTGCGACAAGGAACGCCAATGCAAAAAGTAGGAGCTACCAAAACCATGCGACGGATGCTGACTCATAAGCAAGAACGGGAACGGGTGAATGCAGTTCACGCCTTAAGAGAAGCGGTTTATTTGCAGGCTTTAAGGATTCACATCCCGAATTTATTGCAAGATGAATCATTACGGGTGCGTTGTGCTGTATTAGAAATGATTGCAGCCACGCGATTAGAGGAATACTATTCAGCATTGATAGCAGCACTTTACTATAAATCCACCCGAAGTACAGCAATGCGTGCTTTAGTGAAACTAGAAAATGATGCCCTGGAAATGCTCTTAGAAGTGGCTACTAATATTTACACATCAGAAGTAGTGCGGATGTATGCTTGGCGGACGATTGGTCAAATCGGTACATTGGAAGCAATCGATAGTTTATGGCAACACTTAGAACTATCTTGGGGTACTACGAGATATCATATTCTTCGCAGCTTATTAAAAATCCATAAACAACCAGAGATTACTAGTTTAGAGGATCAATTCTATGAAAATAGAGTGGAAAATTTAATTAACCAGGAATTACAGTTTTTAGGCGAAATTTACGCAGCCTACATAGACTTAAGCACACAAGAGACGCTGGAAAACTATCAATCAGATGAGAAGATTGTGACTGTGGGTAAGTTACTCCAAGAGTCACTATTAGAATTGGAAATTGATGTCAAAGAGCGATTGCTGTTATTACTAAGACTGCTTTATTCCCCAGAAAAGATGCAAGCAGCCGCTTTCAATCTGCGGTCTGAATCAGGAGTAAACTTAGCGCGAGGACTAGAAATTTTAGACCACACCATAAATCTACCCTCAAAATCCCTGTTACTGAATATATTAGACCAGCGATCGCACGCAGAAAAACTGTATTTGCTTGGGGAAGCAGGATTGGTAGAATATCAAAAAATGTCAGTTAGCGAGCGGCTTTATCAGTTGTTAACCCTAGCTAATTTGCTTTCTGACTGGTGTTTAGCTTGCTGTTTTCATCTTGCTCAAATTAGCCACATTCGGCTAAAAATTGCGGATATTTTGCTGACTTTACGTCATCCTACAGGCTTTGTCCGAGAAGCAGGAATCTCATACCTGAATGTTGTTTCACATCGTGTGTTGTTAGAACTGCTACCCCAGCTACAAAAAGACCCACACCCACTTGTAATTGCTCAAGTTAAAGAGTTGATGGCAAAATATCAACTCGTCAAATAG